A genomic region of Gemmata massiliana contains the following coding sequences:
- a CDS encoding helix-turn-helix domain-containing protein, which produces MVPETSISEVLRRAVLESGLPLLRLAQETGIQRASLSRFVRGKNSLRLDVADKLAAYFGLRLTSSERTQADNTSKE; this is translated from the coding sequence ATGGTGCCCGAGACGTCGATCTCCGAAGTGCTGCGGCGGGCCGTGCTCGAAAGCGGGTTACCGCTCCTGCGACTCGCACAAGAAACCGGAATTCAGCGCGCGAGCCTGTCCCGGTTCGTGCGAGGGAAGAACTCACTGCGGTTGGATGTGGCTGACAAACTCGCTGCGTATTTCGGGTTGCGGTTGACGAGTTCCGAACGAACACAAGCGGACAATACCTCGAAGGAATGA
- a CDS encoding helix-turn-helix domain-containing protein, with amino-acid sequence MSAPNGRAADSLRGATMLPPVAPAPGTKPKRTRATHGRFVEINGFIDYTLAGLTPSAVAVWLILWRDTKPNGLARTGQADLARRAGVTERAVRKALAELDMAKLVKVVRRGRAGTGPSTYRVRGVNPDRTEVTGTGVPAV; translated from the coding sequence GTGAGCGCACCGAACGGGCGCGCGGCCGACTCGTTGCGCGGGGCCACGATGCTCCCGCCGGTCGCGCCGGCTCCGGGAACCAAACCCAAGCGAACGCGCGCCACACACGGGCGATTCGTGGAGATCAACGGCTTCATTGATTACACCCTCGCGGGGTTGACCCCGAGTGCGGTAGCGGTGTGGCTGATCCTGTGGCGAGACACCAAGCCGAACGGATTGGCCCGCACCGGTCAGGCGGACCTCGCCCGGCGCGCCGGAGTGACCGAACGGGCCGTTCGCAAGGCCCTCGCCGAACTGGATATGGCGAAACTGGTGAAGGTCGTTCGGCGCGGGCGCGCCGGGACTGGCCCCTCGACGTACCGGGTTCGCGGGGTGAACCCGGACCGCACCGAAGTAACCGGAACGGGTGTTCCGGCTGTATGA
- a CDS encoding DnaB-like helicase C-terminal domain-containing protein, with amino-acid sequence MNPAFVPAADVFAAWKGDLLSGKPPTLYPVAEPGNPLTRIEIGPGIVTMFGGSPGAGKTALVMQLVVDALRLTPALKVLVANVEMPPAALMDRQMSRLSGIDLHAIRHRTLKPEHGERVTVGMNTLAEFVPRLAFARPPYSLDNIARSADAFGADVLVLDYIQRIAPPGDHAHRKAAIDAAMEYVRGFADAGVAVLVVAAVGRQRDENGRSGYSGLNLASFRESSELEYGTDDAFLLVRDNVDDSGSVTLKHAKSRYGEPVDIPLRFDGRVQRFDPAERDDGKLAGAVRDVWGRRPADPEGGEW; translated from the coding sequence ATGAATCCGGCATTCGTACCGGCGGCCGACGTGTTCGCGGCGTGGAAGGGGGATTTACTCTCCGGGAAACCGCCGACCCTGTACCCGGTCGCGGAACCGGGGAACCCGCTCACTCGGATCGAGATCGGACCGGGGATCGTCACCATGTTCGGGGGCTCCCCCGGGGCCGGGAAAACGGCGCTCGTGATGCAGTTGGTTGTGGACGCGCTCCGATTGACGCCCGCGCTCAAAGTTCTGGTCGCGAACGTCGAGATGCCGCCCGCGGCGCTCATGGACCGGCAGATGTCCCGGTTGTCCGGGATCGACCTGCACGCGATCCGGCACCGGACCCTAAAACCCGAGCACGGTGAGCGGGTAACGGTCGGGATGAACACGCTGGCCGAGTTCGTGCCGCGCCTGGCGTTCGCGCGCCCGCCGTACTCGCTGGATAACATCGCGCGCTCGGCCGATGCGTTCGGGGCCGACGTACTGGTGCTCGACTACATCCAGCGCATCGCCCCGCCCGGGGACCACGCGCACCGCAAGGCCGCGATCGATGCCGCGATGGAATACGTGCGCGGGTTCGCGGACGCCGGGGTCGCGGTACTCGTGGTGGCCGCGGTCGGGCGCCAGCGCGACGAGAACGGGCGGAGCGGGTATTCGGGGCTCAACCTCGCCAGTTTCCGTGAGTCCAGCGAACTCGAGTACGGGACCGACGATGCGTTCCTGCTGGTCCGTGATAACGTGGATGATTCCGGTTCGGTGACCCTGAAGCACGCGAAGAGTCGGTACGGGGAACCGGTGGATATTCCCCTCCGGTTCGACGGGCGTGTTCAGCGATTCGACCCGGCCGAGCGGGACGACGGTAAGCTGGCCGGCGCGGTTCGCGACGTGTGGGGCCGGCGCCCCGCTGATCCCGAAGGGGGTGAGTGGTGA
- a CDS encoding bifunctional DNA primase/polymerase: MNRTDYPFGFRVVGPVSEPRRLVDATAAFTAHCAADPRAQPESECYLSAFAFCAGFRSHLDQRGSPKGFTGPCWSPYLWADVDRDDPDAALADVRRLANFVLFRYSEFRDDDLLVFFSGRKGFHLGVPLTHNPEPSVAFNAVCRRIAEGLAAEVGVVIDTSIYDKVRLFRAPNSTHPKTKLHKRRLTYDEMMHLSIDRITELAGTPLGFEVPDVTAAPPLLATDWIEAETALHERRVTAAERHPGRSRLQRDTLAFIRDGASDGERHTRLFRAAGDLREHGAPPELVHALLVEAALDSGLAPTEVVRTIVCGIENSDAKANGGAT; encoded by the coding sequence GTGAACCGCACCGACTACCCGTTCGGGTTTCGGGTGGTCGGGCCGGTGAGCGAACCGCGGCGGTTGGTCGATGCGACCGCCGCGTTCACGGCCCACTGTGCCGCCGATCCCCGCGCCCAACCCGAGAGCGAGTGCTACCTTTCCGCGTTCGCCTTCTGCGCGGGCTTCCGGTCTCACCTCGACCAGCGCGGCTCTCCGAAGGGCTTCACCGGTCCGTGCTGGTCCCCGTACCTGTGGGCCGACGTGGACCGGGACGATCCCGACGCCGCGCTCGCCGACGTGCGCCGGCTCGCGAACTTCGTACTGTTCCGGTACTCCGAGTTCCGCGACGACGACCTGTTGGTGTTCTTCAGCGGGCGCAAAGGGTTCCACCTCGGTGTTCCGCTCACGCACAACCCGGAGCCGTCGGTCGCGTTCAACGCGGTGTGCCGCCGGATCGCGGAGGGGCTCGCGGCCGAGGTCGGGGTGGTGATCGACACGAGCATTTACGACAAGGTGCGCCTGTTCCGCGCGCCGAACAGCACCCACCCGAAGACCAAGTTGCACAAGCGCCGCCTCACCTACGACGAGATGATGCACCTGTCGATCGACCGTATCACGGAACTGGCCGGCACACCGCTCGGGTTCGAGGTGCCCGACGTGACGGCCGCCCCGCCCCTGTTGGCAACCGATTGGATAGAAGCCGAAACCGCACTCCACGAGCGCCGGGTGACCGCGGCCGAACGGCACCCCGGCCGGTCCCGGCTCCAGCGCGACACGCTCGCGTTCATCCGTGACGGCGCATCGGACGGCGAGCGCCACACGCGCCTGTTCCGCGCGGCCGGCGATTTGCGCGAGCACGGGGCACCGCCCGAACTCGTTCACGCGCTACTCGTCGAGGCCGCGCTCGATTCGGGGCTGGCCCCAACAGAAGTGGTGCGCACCATCGTTTGCGGGATCGAGAACAGCGACGCGAAGGCGAACGGCGGTGCTACATGA
- a CDS encoding helix-turn-helix domain-containing protein produces the protein MATITDPTEKRTALEGGTYDVPDLAALMKCSTRHVRRMIDAREIPGLIRFGRLVRFHKGIVDEWLAGKVKA, from the coding sequence ATGGCGACCATCACCGACCCGACCGAGAAGCGCACCGCACTGGAGGGCGGCACCTACGATGTGCCGGACCTCGCCGCGCTCATGAAGTGTTCGACCCGTCACGTGCGCCGAATGATCGATGCACGCGAGATCCCCGGTTTGATCCGGTTCGGCCGCCTGGTGCGATTTCACAAGGGCATCGTGGACGAATGGCTGGCCGGCAAAGTGAAGGCGTGA
- a CDS encoding restriction endonuclease subunit S, with protein sequence MTWPLVPLGEVLNHRKEFIQIDDLNLYKRCRVQLHAQGVVLRDTVTGAEIKTKKQQVCRPGEFLVAEIDAKLGGFGIVPKELDGAVVSSHYFLFGINETKLERQFLDYFIRTPAFREQVEAQGSTNYAAIRPAHVLAYTMPLPSLTEQQRIVARVDAIASRVGEARRLRDEIESEQSRFVTSVHCKMAGGRVVPISSFLELHEIKQQVSPEGLYPQVGVRGFGEGLFSKEAVTGTSTTYKSFNTLYPGALVLSQVKGWEGAIAVCPPKLAGWFVSPEYRTFRCRPEEADAHYLGELVRTPWFWERLAEPTRGVGARRERVRPELVLPLRLPMPTLGQQRLAVKMFAQLGSLRALQAETTTELDALLPSVLNRAFAGQL encoded by the coding sequence ATGACATGGCCGCTCGTGCCCCTCGGGGAAGTGCTAAACCATCGGAAAGAGTTCATTCAGATAGACGACCTGAATCTGTACAAACGGTGCCGAGTGCAACTCCACGCGCAGGGCGTTGTGTTACGTGACACCGTTACTGGCGCTGAGATCAAGACGAAAAAGCAACAGGTTTGTCGTCCCGGTGAGTTCTTGGTTGCGGAGATCGACGCAAAACTCGGCGGGTTCGGGATTGTGCCGAAGGAGTTAGACGGAGCGGTCGTGAGCAGTCACTACTTCCTATTCGGCATCAATGAGACCAAGCTCGAACGGCAGTTCCTCGACTACTTCATCCGCACCCCAGCATTCCGCGAGCAAGTCGAAGCCCAGGGCTCGACCAACTATGCAGCCATTCGACCGGCTCATGTTCTCGCTTACACGATGCCCCTCCCATCCCTAACTGAACAGCAGCGGATCGTGGCTCGGGTGGACGCGATTGCGTCGCGTGTGGGCGAAGCTCGGCGGTTGCGGGATGAGATTGAGTCAGAACAATCACGTTTTGTAACCAGCGTTCATTGCAAGATGGCCGGTGGCCGGGTGGTTCCGATAAGCAGCTTCCTTGAACTCCACGAGATCAAGCAACAGGTGTCACCAGAAGGCCTTTATCCCCAAGTAGGGGTACGGGGATTTGGTGAGGGGTTATTCTCGAAGGAAGCAGTCACTGGAACCTCCACGACTTACAAATCATTCAACACCCTGTACCCAGGTGCCCTCGTTCTCAGTCAAGTGAAGGGTTGGGAGGGGGCGATTGCTGTATGCCCTCCGAAATTGGCGGGTTGGTTTGTATCTCCCGAATACCGCACCTTTCGTTGTCGCCCAGAAGAAGCCGATGCTCACTACCTGGGCGAGTTAGTTAGAACTCCGTGGTTTTGGGAGCGACTCGCGGAACCAACTCGTGGGGTGGGCGCCCGTAGGGAACGTGTTCGTCCAGAGTTGGTTCTCCCTCTTAGGCTCCCGATGCCAACACTTGGACAGCAGCGACTCGCGGTAAAAATGTTCGCTCAGTTGGGCTCATTACGGGCGCTCCAAGCAGAAACCACGACCGAACTGGACGCGCTGCTGCCGTCGGTGCTGAACCGAGCGTTCGCGGGTCAGTTGTAG
- a CDS encoding class I SAM-dependent DNA methyltransferase — MAKAKKPKAPAVPLTTAQRLGSLLKSARDIMRKDRGLNGDLDRLPMLTWLMFLKFLDDHEQAEETDAKLAKRKYRPTIDAPYRWRDWALKDNFAGDTLIKFLSLEDTPLPNGEQGPGLIPYMRTLADSSDPKRQVIGRVFAGVLNRMESGTLFWDIVDKVNGIHFDSTDEIHTLGHLYESMLKEMRDAAGDSGEFYTPRAVVQFMVTALDPRLGETVLDPACGTGGFLVEAFTHLEKQAKKTEDFATLQQRSVFGQEAKPLPFMLCQMNLLLHGLNAPQITKGNSLAVKISELGDAERVDVILTNPPFGGEEEKGVQNGFPADKQTSETALLFLQLIMRKLRKTPKPGRAAVVVPNGTLFGDGVCGRIKQEMLTNFNLHTIVRLPNGVFAPYTSIPTNILFFDRSGPTSDVWYYEIPPPEGRKQYTKTAPMSFDAFSDCVAWWKNRAENERAWKVPVSELMETGCNLDRKNPNAKVDAEHLPPEQLVESILAKEARIAAIMGEIKVLLTGGAQ, encoded by the coding sequence ATGGCGAAAGCGAAGAAGCCCAAGGCGCCCGCGGTCCCACTCACCACCGCCCAGCGCCTCGGGTCGCTGCTCAAATCCGCCCGCGACATCATGCGGAAGGACCGCGGGCTGAACGGTGACCTCGACCGGCTGCCGATGCTCACTTGGCTCATGTTCCTCAAATTCCTCGACGACCACGAGCAGGCCGAAGAGACCGACGCCAAACTCGCCAAGCGGAAGTACCGTCCGACCATCGACGCGCCGTACCGGTGGCGCGACTGGGCGCTCAAGGACAACTTCGCGGGCGACACCCTCATCAAATTCCTTTCGCTCGAAGACACGCCGCTGCCCAATGGGGAACAGGGGCCGGGCCTCATTCCCTACATGCGGACGCTGGCCGACAGTTCCGACCCGAAGCGCCAGGTGATCGGGCGCGTGTTCGCGGGCGTGCTCAACCGCATGGAAAGCGGCACGCTGTTCTGGGACATCGTGGACAAGGTGAACGGCATCCACTTCGACAGCACGGACGAGATTCACACCCTCGGCCACCTGTACGAGTCCATGCTGAAGGAGATGCGCGACGCGGCCGGCGATTCGGGCGAGTTCTACACCCCGCGAGCGGTCGTGCAGTTCATGGTGACCGCGCTCGATCCGCGGCTCGGCGAAACGGTCCTCGATCCCGCGTGCGGCACCGGCGGGTTCCTCGTGGAAGCGTTTACGCACCTGGAGAAGCAGGCGAAGAAGACCGAGGACTTTGCCACGCTCCAACAGCGCAGCGTTTTCGGGCAGGAAGCCAAGCCGCTACCGTTCATGCTGTGCCAGATGAACCTACTGCTGCACGGCCTGAATGCCCCGCAGATAACAAAAGGTAACAGTCTGGCGGTGAAGATTTCGGAGTTGGGCGACGCGGAGCGCGTGGACGTGATCCTCACCAATCCGCCGTTCGGGGGTGAGGAGGAGAAGGGGGTTCAGAACGGATTCCCGGCCGATAAGCAGACGTCCGAAACCGCGCTGCTGTTCCTGCAACTTATCATGCGGAAGTTACGGAAGACGCCGAAGCCGGGGCGCGCGGCGGTCGTCGTTCCCAACGGCACGCTGTTCGGTGACGGGGTGTGCGGCCGCATCAAACAGGAGATGTTGACCAACTTCAATCTGCACACCATTGTTCGGCTGCCGAACGGCGTGTTCGCCCCGTACACCAGCATCCCGACGAACATCCTGTTCTTCGATCGCAGTGGGCCGACGAGCGACGTGTGGTACTACGAGATACCGCCGCCGGAGGGCCGCAAGCAGTACACCAAAACGGCCCCGATGTCGTTCGATGCGTTTTCGGATTGCGTCGCGTGGTGGAAGAACCGCGCGGAGAACGAACGCGCGTGGAAGGTGCCCGTGTCGGAGTTGATGGAGACCGGGTGCAACTTGGACCGCAAGAACCCAAACGCCAAGGTCGACGCCGAACACCTCCCGCCCGAGCAACTGGTCGAAAGCATCCTCGCGAAAGAGGCGCGAATCGCGGCCATCATGGGCGAAATCAAGGTGCTACTCACCGGGGGCGCGCAATGA
- the hsdR gene encoding EcoAI/FtnUII family type I restriction enzme subunit R, with protein sequence MNEAETCRTLVRPKLETAGWEANGDTFYREQIGITAGRIVLPGGKPRRLKKKIPDFLLYFTRDVLLAVVEAKSNIRPAGDGLQQAKDYAQILGLYFAFATNGTKVIEYDYFTHTETERADFPTPTELWQRYLKGMSLAPGYTDALLVPDYHWPDKRPRYFQRVAIERALQAIVGKQQRRCLLTLATGTGKTTVAFQICWKLWSAYWNAKGEPKRRPRILFLADRNKLVDDPKDRDFAPFGDTRLRIQGKAEKGREMYFALYQSLAGADGVPGLYQQYARDYFDLIVIDECHRGSANDEGRWREILDYFEPAYQLGMTATPLREENKDSYLYFGNPLYTYSLKQGIEDGFLAPYRVHRIVTSFDAIGWRPNKGQKDKDKNPIPDRLFQTKDFERVISIEARNKAVAVHLTNFLKRNGRYDKTIVFCADQDHADIMRQELHNLNKDLAPAAVQVGSSYVARVTADEGERGAGFLDDFQDLEKDFPVILTTSQLLTTGVDAPTCRNVVLFRPVNSMTEFKQIIGRGTRCREDKGKLFFNILDYTGSATEKFADPDFDGQPPEVTAEEIDEYGQTVATETTTNPEPDEDFNVPAGILPEQTGGRVKLRVHGGPGWIDTEVTYDLDASGKQLRVGDMPRFTAEEVRDLFADADALRTQWANPEGRKAVLEELDQRAIDLRVLAAEVGEPDADPFDLLCHLAYKSPLLTRKQRADKLRASAAAFLAGFGPPARPVLEALIDKYVEHGIGEFELPDALKVPPLSAFGPPGEIVARFSGPSQLLAAVDALQEKLYAG encoded by the coding sequence ATGAACGAAGCCGAAACATGTCGAACGCTGGTGCGCCCCAAGCTGGAAACGGCCGGGTGGGAGGCGAACGGCGACACGTTCTACCGCGAGCAGATCGGGATCACCGCGGGGCGTATCGTACTCCCGGGCGGTAAGCCCCGGCGCCTCAAGAAGAAGATCCCCGACTTCCTCCTGTACTTCACGCGCGACGTGCTACTCGCGGTGGTTGAAGCCAAATCGAACATCCGCCCGGCCGGGGACGGGCTCCAGCAGGCGAAAGATTACGCCCAGATTCTCGGGCTTTATTTCGCGTTCGCGACCAACGGCACGAAGGTCATCGAGTACGACTACTTCACCCACACCGAGACCGAGCGCGCGGATTTTCCCACGCCGACCGAACTGTGGCAGCGGTACCTGAAGGGGATGAGCCTCGCGCCCGGGTATACGGACGCGCTCCTGGTGCCCGATTATCACTGGCCCGATAAGCGCCCGCGGTACTTCCAGCGCGTCGCCATCGAGCGGGCGCTCCAGGCCATCGTGGGCAAGCAGCAGCGCCGGTGCCTGCTCACGCTCGCCACCGGCACCGGGAAGACCACGGTCGCGTTCCAGATCTGCTGGAAATTGTGGTCCGCATACTGGAACGCGAAGGGGGAACCGAAGCGGCGCCCGCGCATTCTGTTCCTCGCGGACCGGAACAAGCTGGTCGACGACCCGAAGGACCGGGACTTCGCGCCGTTCGGAGACACGCGCCTGCGCATCCAGGGGAAGGCGGAGAAGGGGCGGGAGATGTACTTCGCCCTGTACCAGTCGCTCGCCGGAGCGGACGGGGTGCCGGGATTGTACCAGCAGTACGCGCGCGACTACTTCGACCTCATCGTGATCGACGAGTGCCACCGCGGTTCGGCCAACGACGAGGGCCGGTGGCGCGAGATTCTGGACTACTTCGAGCCCGCGTATCAGCTCGGCATGACCGCGACCCCGTTGCGTGAGGAGAACAAGGACAGTTACCTGTACTTCGGGAACCCGCTCTACACGTATTCACTCAAGCAGGGGATCGAGGACGGGTTCCTGGCCCCGTATCGCGTCCACCGCATCGTCACGTCCTTCGACGCGATCGGCTGGCGGCCGAACAAGGGGCAGAAGGACAAGGACAAGAACCCGATCCCCGACCGGTTGTTCCAAACAAAGGACTTCGAGCGCGTCATTTCGATCGAGGCCCGGAACAAGGCGGTCGCGGTCCACCTCACGAACTTCCTCAAGAGGAACGGGCGCTACGACAAGACCATCGTGTTCTGCGCCGACCAGGACCACGCGGACATCATGCGCCAGGAGCTGCACAACCTGAACAAAGACCTCGCACCGGCAGCGGTCCAGGTGGGGAGTTCTTACGTCGCGCGCGTGACCGCGGACGAGGGTGAGCGAGGTGCGGGGTTCCTCGACGACTTCCAGGATCTGGAGAAGGACTTCCCGGTGATCCTCACCACCTCGCAGTTGCTCACGACCGGTGTGGACGCGCCGACGTGCCGCAACGTGGTGCTGTTCCGCCCGGTTAACTCGATGACCGAGTTCAAGCAGATCATCGGGCGCGGGACACGGTGCCGCGAGGATAAGGGGAAACTGTTCTTCAACATTCTCGATTACACCGGTAGCGCCACCGAGAAGTTCGCAGACCCGGACTTCGACGGACAGCCACCCGAGGTGACCGCTGAGGAGATCGACGAGTACGGGCAGACGGTCGCGACCGAAACCACCACGAACCCGGAACCGGACGAGGATTTCAATGTTCCGGCTGGCATCCTGCCCGAACAGACGGGCGGGCGCGTGAAACTGAGGGTTCACGGCGGGCCGGGCTGGATCGATACCGAGGTGACTTACGACCTCGACGCGAGCGGGAAGCAACTCCGCGTTGGCGATATGCCGCGGTTCACCGCAGAGGAAGTGCGCGACCTGTTCGCCGACGCGGACGCACTGCGAACCCAGTGGGCCAATCCCGAGGGGCGTAAGGCGGTTCTGGAAGAACTCGACCAGCGCGCCATCGACCTCCGCGTGCTCGCGGCCGAAGTGGGGGAGCCGGACGCCGATCCGTTTGACCTGCTGTGCCATCTCGCGTACAAATCCCCCCTGCTCACGCGCAAGCAGCGCGCCGACAAGTTGCGGGCTAGTGCCGCCGCGTTTCTCGCCGGGTTCGGGCCTCCCGCTCGCCCCGTGCTGGAGGCGCTGATCGACAAGTACGTCGAACACGGGATCGGCGAGTTCGAGTTGCCGGACGCGCTGAAGGTGCCGCCGCTGTCCGCGTTCGGCCCGCCCGGGGAGATCGTGGCCCGGTTCAGTGGCCCCAGTCAGTTACTCGCCGCTGTTGATGCGCTGCAAGAGAAACTTTACGCCGGTTGA